In the genome of Streptomyces aquilus, the window ACACCAAGCGCACGGCCATGGAGTGCCTCGGCGCCCAGCAGCACCTGTGGGAGTACTACACCGACCTCGCCGTCCGCCGCGGTGTCCAGCTCAAGCGCAACGCCGGGCCGAACCTGGGCCTGGCCCACAGGACCATGGCCGAGGCGTACATGCGTCCCTACCCGCAGATCGCGAAGGAGCTGGCATGAGCGGCGTGATCGTCACCGACCCGCCGAAGGCGGCGCTGAAGGACGTCGACGCACTGGCCGGCTTCGGCGTGGCGACGGTGAGCGAGGCCATGGGCCGAACCGGCTTGCTGGGCCCGGGGATTCGTCCCGTGCAGCAGGGTGTACGGGTCGCCGGCACCGCCGTCACCGTGCTCAGCTGGCCCGGCGACAACCTCATGATCCACGCCGCCGTCGAGCAGTGCGGCGAGGGCGACCTCCTGGTCGTCACCACCACCTCCCCGTGCACGGACGGCCTGTTCGGCGAGCTGTTCGCAACCGCCTTGCGGCGGCGGGGAGTTCGGGGCGTCGTGCTGAACACCGGCATCCGCGACACCCGGGAACTGCGCGCCATGGGCTTCGCCGCCTGGTCCCGTGCCGTCTCCTCGCAGGGCACCGTCAAGGCCACCGGCGGCTCCGTCAACGTGCCGATCGCCATCGACGGCCAGGTCGTCCGCCCCGGCGACGCGATCCTCGCCGACGACGACGGTGTGGTGGTCGTCCCGCGCGAGCGCGTCCGCGAGACGGTCGAGAAGTCCGAGGCCCGCGAGGCCAAGGAGGCAGCCACCCGGGCCGCCTTCCTCGACGGCCAACTCGGGCTGGACCGCTACGGGTTGCGGGAGACCCTCCAGCGGCTCGGCGTCGAGTACCGGACCTACGCGGAGTACGAGGGAGGGCGGCCGTGACCTCCCTGCCCACAGCGCCCTCCGCGCCCACAGCGCCCTCCGCGCCCACAGCGCCCTCCGCGCCCTCCGCGCCCTCCGTGCCCGAGGGGGTGCCCTGTCTGCTGATGCGCGGCGGCACCTCCAAGGGTGCCTACTTCCTTGCCGCCGACCTCCCCGCCGACCCGGACGTACGCGACGAGCTGCTCCTGCGCGTCATGGGCAGCCCCGACGAACGGCAGATCGACGGCCTCGGCGGGGCGCACCCGCTCACCAGCAAGGTGGCCGTGGTCTCGCCCTCGTCCGCCCCGGGCGCCGACGTCGACTATCTCTTCCTCCAAGTCGCCGTCGACCGGGCCGAGGTGAGCGGCCGTCAGAACTGCGGCAACATCCTCGCCGGCGTCGGCCCGTTCGCCGTCGAGCGGGGCCTGGTGCCGGCGGGGGAGGACGCCACCTCCGTCCGCATCAGGATGGTCAACAGCGGCGACCTCGCCACCGCGACCTTCCCCACCCCGGGCGGTCGGGTCGACTACACGGGCGAGGCCCGGATCTCCGGAGTGCCGGGTACGGCCGCCGCGGTCGTCCTCGAATTCCCGGCGGGAGCAGGGAAGTTGCTGCCCACCGGCAACGCCCGGGACGTCATCGACGGCATCCCGGTCACCTGCGTGGACAACGGCATGCCGACCGTGCTGATCGCCGCCGGTGAGCTGAAGGTCACCGGGTACGAGACACCCAAGGACCTTGAGGATGACCTGGCGCTCGCCGAACGGCTGCGCGAGATCCGCCTGGCGGCCGGCCGGCTGATGGGGCTCGGTGACGTGTCGGACACGACCGTCCCCAAGCTGACCCTGCTCGCCCCGCCCCGCGAGGGCGGCGCGATCTGCACCCGCACCTTCATACCCGTCCGCTGCCACACCTCGATCGGTGTGCTCGGCGCGGCCGGTGTCGCCGCCGGGCTGCGGATCGACGGCGGGGTGGGCGCGGAGCCGGCGGAGCTGTCCCCCGACAGTGACCGCATACGCATAGAACATCCCACCGGATTCCTGGACATCGAAAGCAGCCTCGGCACCACCCCCGACGGCCTGCCCCGCGCCCGCCGCACCGCCGTGGTGCGCACGGCCCGCAAGA includes:
- a CDS encoding 4-carboxy-4-hydroxy-2-oxoadipate aldolase/oxaloacetate decarboxylase — protein: MSGVIVTDPPKAALKDVDALAGFGVATVSEAMGRTGLLGPGIRPVQQGVRVAGTAVTVLSWPGDNLMIHAAVEQCGEGDLLVVTTTSPCTDGLFGELFATALRRRGVRGVVLNTGIRDTRELRAMGFAAWSRAVSSQGTVKATGGSVNVPIAIDGQVVRPGDAILADDDGVVVVPRERVRETVEKSEAREAKEAATRAAFLDGQLGLDRYGLRETLQRLGVEYRTYAEYEGGRP
- a CDS encoding 4-oxalomesaconate tautomerase; the encoded protein is MPEGVPCLLMRGGTSKGAYFLAADLPADPDVRDELLLRVMGSPDERQIDGLGGAHPLTSKVAVVSPSSAPGADVDYLFLQVAVDRAEVSGRQNCGNILAGVGPFAVERGLVPAGEDATSVRIRMVNSGDLATATFPTPGGRVDYTGEARISGVPGTAAAVVLEFPAGAGKLLPTGNARDVIDGIPVTCVDNGMPTVLIAAGELKVTGYETPKDLEDDLALAERLREIRLAAGRLMGLGDVSDTTVPKLTLLAPPREGGAICTRTFIPVRCHTSIGVLGAAGVAAGLRIDGGVGAEPAELSPDSDRIRIEHPTGFLDIESSLGTTPDGLPRARRTAVVRTARKIFDGTVFPRAAARPRGGHR